The following are from one region of the Nicotiana tabacum cultivar K326 chromosome 3, ASM71507v2, whole genome shotgun sequence genome:
- the LOC142179357 gene encoding gibberellin receptor GID1B-like, translating into MAGSNEINANESKRVVPLNTWILISNFKLSYNILRRPDGTFDRDLAEFLDRKVPTNSIPVDGVYSFDVFDRVTSLLNRVYRSAPEDEADWGKVELEKPLSTTEIVPVIIYFHGGSFTHSSASSAIYDTFCRRLVKICKAAVVSVNYRRSPEHRYPCAYDDGWAALKWVQSRTWLQSGKDSKVHVYLAGDSSGGNIAHHVAVKAAETGVEVLGNIHLHPMFGGQKRTESEKRLDGKYFVTVQDRDWYWRAYLPEGEDRDHPACNIFGPRRSNLEGLKFPKSLVVVAGLDLSQDWQLAYVEGLEKSGHEVKLLFLEQATIGFYFLPNNDHFPCLMEEITSFIHPNCS; encoded by the exons ATGGCTGGCAGTAATGAAATTAATGCTAATGAATCTAAG AGGGTGGTTCCACTTAATACATGGATCCTTATATCCAATTTCAAGCTTTCTTACAACATACTTCGTCGGCCTGATGGCACGTTTGACCGTGATTTAGCTGAGTTCCTAGATCGGAAGGTCCCTACAAACTCCATTCCAGTCGATGGGGTTTATTCTTTTGATGTATTTGATCGGGTGACGAGCCTTCTTAATCGAGTCTATCGATCTGCTCCTGAGGATGAGGCTGATTGGGGTAAAGTAGAACTCGAGAAACCTTTGAGCACCACCGAAATCGTTCCCGTTATAATTTATTTCCACGGCGGGAGTTTTACTCATTCCTCGGCCAGTAGTGCTATTTATGATACGTTTTGTCGTCGCCTTGTGAAGATTTGCAAGGCGGCTGTTGTTTCTGTGAACTATCGACGATCGCCAGAACATCGATATCCATGTGCATACGATGATGGATGGGCTGCACTAAAATGGGTCCAATCAAGAACATGGCTTCAAAGTGGGAAGGACTCGAAAGTTCACGTCTACTTAGCTGGTGATAGTTCTGGTGGTAATATTGCTCACCACGTTGCAGTAAAGGCTGCTGAAACAGGTGTCGAAGTATTAGGTAATATCCATCTTCATCCAATGTTTGGTGGACAAAAGAGGACAGAATCCGAGAAAAGATTGGACGGGAAATACTTTGTAACGGTTCAAGATAGGGATTGGTACTGGAGAGCATATCTACCAGAAGGGGAAGATAGAGATCATCCGGCTTGTAATATATTTGGCCCGAGGAGGAGTAATCTTGAAGGACTAAAGTTTCCAAAGAGTTTAGTCGTCGTAGCTGGTTTGGATCTTAGTCAAGATTGGCAATTGGCATATGTCGAAGGTTTGGAAAAATCCGGGCATGAAGTGAAGCTCCTGTTTCTAGAACAGGCAACAATCGGTTTTTACTTCTTGCCTAACAacgatcattttccttgcctaaTGGAGGAGATAACGAGCTTCATCCATCCTAACTGTTCATAG